ggcccatggaccactTGTTGTTAAACACTGTACAATAAATGAATTGACTATTAAATTATTACCTAAATTCAACTatacttgttttaaaatatttaaatttacattactttacttaatgtttttgaatttgTCTTTACAGATACATCTAATATCAGGACCAATATTTGAGAGGGATGACAGCAGTTGCTCCTGTCCAATTGGAACCTCTGGTGCATGTGGTCACATTACAGGTCTTTTGTATACCCTTGCTCATATGAAAACAACTGGAATGCTGGTTATTCCAACAGATGTAACAAAAACCTCACTTCCACAAACATGGCATGTACCAAGAGGGGAAAAGGTAGCAGGGAGCTCCATTGACAACGTTCGAGTGTTAGGTTTTGATATGAGGAACCCATATGTGCCACCTGGAGGAATTCGAACAACATTATACAGCCCTATTGAAAATGTGTCCGAACTACCTTTACAGGAATTGTGTGATAACCTTGAGGAAGTTGACGACGCCTGTATGCTTTTGAGCGTGGTAAATTTAGAACGTCAGGAGAAAGTTGTAGACACGAAGTTTGGCAAATTCCCCAAGGGGAGTCCACTTGCAGTGCAGCAAAAAATGAACAGTAATTTAATTCTGAATATATTGGATGCTGATGACTTTCCTAAATTACCATCTCAAAATGTGATGATTAACAATATATCTACTGTGTTTTCTGAAACAAAACACTTGAAAACTGACTCATTAAGTGTCGCTACTGGTGAGGCTTCAGAGATAGAATCTCTGACTCAGTTACAGTCACAGGATCCCAAATAGCACAGGATTAGGCTTGATAGGATAACGGCATCTATTGCTGGTTCCATTGTCAAAAGGAGAAAAGGTAATTATGTGAAAATGTATCGgcttgatacatgtaatgaacaTTATTACATTTCAAATAAGATTCtgcatttttaatttgatatgtaCACTTAAAATACAACATGTTCAATTCAACGAAATAGacaagatcatgaattattattcTAGAGAacaattgtatacatgtatataatacaaTGTAAAGTTAAATTTTTCTTATATGTCTTAAATTTGTAGCCCTCGGTGGTGCCTTAGCTTAGCTTagctataaattaaagacattGAAcaacttcttttcaaaaacaaattttcaaacaatgctgtttttttgttttggtataGACCCCTTGGTGGAGCGACTAAGGACCTTCAAATCTGTGGTGACAGCCAGTATGATACATGGGATAGCATGTGAGTCTACAGCAGCTGAAGCATTTGTAGAAGTAAGAACTTTTCAAATcatgtatttgataataaatgcaGGCACAAATATTTGTTAGAATAACTAGTCCACTTATTATATGTCCAGTTGTAAATACCTTAGGCATTTAAcccaaagaaaattaaatgcataagtctatacatatatatcaatttgataaatacataaattacaaataaatacacaacatttacaagatcttttgaatataaataatattgtCATAATTTGAGGTCTTTGGATTCGTGTTTTGAATAAAGCACCAATGTATTGATGaaagatttcatataaaaaaaaatgatacaaataaataaaacatatagaaGAGTCAGCAATATTTTTAAACTATGTTCTACTACTTTCTGTATTTTCAGAGGATGAATGACATTGTCAACATTTATCCCTGTGGAATATGTGTCAGTCCATGGTCACCTTGGTTAGCAGCTAGCCCAGACAGAAAGGTGTATTGCCCTTCCCATACTCCATGTTATGGTTTACTGGAAATCAAGTGTCCTGTCAACCCCCTATCACAATGTGTCTACCTCAACAAGGATGAAAATGGGTTTAAGCTGAAGAGAACACATAACTATTTTCATCAGATTATGATGCATCTTGCGGTAACAGGACTAGGGTGGTGTTACTTGTTTGTTTGGACTTCAGATGAATCTCATCTTGAGCTTATCACATTTGACTCAAGTAGAtggcaagaaatgaaagacaagcttgatatgttttattttgaccATTACTTGAAAGGCTgatcaatatttgatataaatcattttcatttgaaggAATGTTTTCATTACTTAAAGTAGCATTTTCTATATCTATTCAAGATTTGCTAATTATTTCCATTCAGTTTCAACATGTTTATGCCAAAGTAACAAGGTCAATGGTCATGTTATTAAATGcaaagtcttgccataagaaatctatatacaaaatttgaaagcaTGCCTTAAATAATTCaggatatattttcttaaaagtagatcaatctccaaggtcatgaggtcagaCACTTTGGTACCAAATCAAATTTTCTCACATATGAAGACTGTGAGCTTTATCACTTACCATTTAAAAATTATGCGCCAGCTTAATTTTTTGGACAGACAGGACAAATTTAATATTCCTCCAACATTAGTtgcagggggaggggggggggcgcttAAAAACTTTCCTAATGAAAGTTACTTCTAAATATGGTTGTGTAATTAATCAGagttattgttattatttatattataaaacaaCCAACACACAGGTAATATGTGTCGTGAATTACACGTCATGATATTTATAGATCTTGTATTATGTTACTTTAATTTATGGTACAATTCTGGTACAATTTTAATATTCCgataattgtatatatttatctcTTTTTCCTGATTGATTTCATCTTCAATTTACTTCCATTCCTTGACAAGAGGACCCTTGAATAAAGTTCGCATGTTTGCCACTGTCcataattgatttattgttcCTACCATACTTAAGGAAATGACACTATCAAAAAGGTGGCACTCCTTGACTCTGCGGATATGCCTCTCAATATATATCCTTATTTTTGCTATCACCTGGGTTTGCTCCACTTCTTGCCTTgaaaattgaccttgactttggagaAATGGGGGCGTGTTAACTGAAATACCTGTCCCCTCTAATACCTTGTTCAGAACAAATCCGTTGTCTGCCATTAATGAATCACCCCTATCCAGGAGATCAATCAGGCCAGAAAGCTTGCTAATTTCTACATCTGACATATTTCCTGTGTACAAACTTGATACATAGGTCAGAGCTGCATGTGGAGCAATCCCAACAAGTCCTTTCCATGTGTGAGAGCTTTTGTATGACGAATAACACTTGGAACTGAGAACAAGAGATGAAGGTCTCTCTGTCTTTAACTCTGTACAATCAATGATTACCCGTGTAGAGGGATACATACTTTTGAATTGGTTAGGCATGTTCTCATTTATTTGCCCTCTACTTGGCCAGATATTTATGCTACCAGTATAAAAGTATAAAAGATTTGCCCATGTAATAATTTTCCTCCTTACAGTAGACAAATGACATTTAAATCTTACAGCCAAATCCTACTCCATAAGACCACATTTCAAACGgcataaaaacatgaacaattcgtCAATGAGGAACATGTTCCTCGGATTGCCCACCAGTACGTGCTGGTTGATTCTGTCAGAAGATCTGTAATAATAACTGGTCATTCTATTAGCTCCAGGTTtgataaattcataaaaagttGTAAACATGATCATGGATGCAAaacctgtataaaatgaaattaatgcattgtcatttgaaaatctttgaaTGCCAAATCTTTCTATCTCAAGTCGTTGCTGTAATTTTTGAATTTCCTCTTCCTTCTTCTTCAGCAAATCCTTTAACTCATTCACCCTATTTGTCCCAGGCCGCACTTCTTCATACATACTGCTGCAATATATAATGCACATCCATACTGTATAAATAATTGGAGAGTTAGTCAAACAATTTCATAGCCAGTTACAGACTgatcacccccaccccctatcTTTTATAAAGGATCTCTGTGTTGTGTCAGTAATAAGTATTTGTGTACTCCGatgtattcatttatatattacaaaattatgcATATCTCTGATGAATGTGAAATTTATAGGAGCACGCTCTATACCTTTTCGAAGTTGGTAGATattttaaactacatgtatttatttttatcatgcatattaaatcattacataagaatatcatttttcaaattaacaTGGTGATGTAAAGAACAGCATCCATACTATGAATTAAGAGAAGAAGAAATATACATAAGCACAGGTGATTTTCAAAGTTATATAGAGCATGTTACTTTAACAAAGTGCATAACATAcagtattttttattattatagacCATCATtatagtgaaaatatttcaatacaattTCTAAGTCTGAATGAATAATACAAAATGTCATACCTCACAAAGATCTTGATGATCCAGCATCCTACTGTCCAGCAGCAGTTGATCTTGTTGTGAGTTGAATTATTCAAAATAGTTCAATACAATTGCAAATCAGCATGAATAAAACTAGTTTGACAATTGATTAATCATTCTGAGAATAATTCATGAACAATAAGTAAAACCAATTCCACATTGAAAGTCCCAATCATATGCAGCAGCACTGAAGAAACTTATATCATACTTATTGCTAAATTATATTTGCCTTGATTCTCCTAGTATTTTCAACtgtttataaatagaaatagtATTAAATTTGAAGGTAGAAA
Above is a genomic segment from Ostrea edulis chromosome 3, xbOstEdul1.1, whole genome shotgun sequence containing:
- the LOC130052680 gene encoding uncharacterized protein LOC130052680, yielding MLFFCFGIDPLVERLRTFKSVVTASMIHGIACESTAAEAFVERMNDIVNIYPCGICVSPWSPWLAASPDRKVYCPSHTPCYGLLEIKCPVNPLSQCVYLNKDENGFKLKRTHNYFHQIMMHLAVTGLGWCYLFVWTSDESHLELITFDSSRWQEMKDKLDMFYFDHYLKG